The DNA segment GGCCGAGAAACTGGTTCGCAAGGGTTGCGAGACTTTTTTAACTTATGTCAGCATTTCTGATTCTAAAAGTCCTTCTGTTGGAGATGTCAGAACTGTTAAGGAGTTTTCGACTGTATTTTCTAAAGAGCTTCTTGGGTTGCCTCAAAATTGTGAGGTTGAATTCGGTATTGAACTCCTACCTGgaacagctccggtgtctattgccccctataggatggcaccgaatgAGCTAGTGGagctaaaggctcaaattcaagagctaCTGGATCGAGGAATCATTCGACCGAGTGTGTCCCCATAgggagcaccagtgttattcgtgaagaagaaggatggatccatgcgcatGTGCATCAATTATCATCAACTGAACAAtctgactatcaagaacaagtaccctttaccaaggatagatgatctgttgACCAACTGCGAAGAGCTTTGGTTTTCTCCAAGAtagatcttcgatctgggtaccatcagctaaaggttaaggaggctgatgtgcataagactACGTTTAGTACTCGTTATGGATACTATGAGtttctagtgatgccatttgggttgacaaatgcacCAGCAACTTTCATAGATTTGATGAACCAAGTATTCCTGCCCTATTTGGATCGATTCATAGTTGTGTTTATAAACGATATCCTAGTGTATTCAAGAATTGAGGTGGACCACGATGTACCTCTTcgaattattttgcaaattttgagggaaaagcaGCTTTACgtaaagttcagcaagtgtgagttctggctgcgAGAAGTGACACTTCTGGGCCATGTAGTGCCTGCcaaggggattagggttgatcctcaaaaaTTGTAGCTGTAttggattggaaaccaccaaagatgGTATCTAagattcgaagctttctgggtctGACTGGGTATTACAGatgttttgttgaggggttttcactgattgcgacacctctgactaagttactGTGTAAAGGGGTACCATTTAATTGGACAGATAAGCAgtaagagagttttgagaaactgaagaaagttctgactaagGCCCTTGTCTTAAAACAACCAGAGTCTAGGaaggaattcactgtctacagtgatgcgtcgcacattggattgggttgtgtgttgatgcaagagggtaaggtggttgcttatgcatcttgtcagcttaagcctcacgaggtgaattacccCACTCACGACTTGGAGTTAGCTGCGGTGGTTTTCACAATGAAGATTTGAAGGCATTACTTATACGGTGAGAAGACAACTATttacacagatcataaaagcctcaagtacctccttactcagaaggagttgaaacttaggcaacgaaggtggatagagttgcttaaggattatgattgttcaattaAGTACCACCCTAGTAAGGCTAACATGGTAGCTGACGTACTGAGCCGTAGGTTTGTATCTGATTTgtgagcaatgtttgctcgtctcagcctatttgatgatggtagcttgttggttGAGCTTCAAGTGAGACCGACCTGGACTGGTCAAATTAAGGAGAAATAGTTGTTGGATGAGTCATTGGTGCCTCGTTTCCAATTGTTTGAGAATGGTGAGATTGCAGTTTTTGGGCTAAATACTGAGGGAGTGCTATGTTTCCGTGGGAGAGTTTGTATACTGAGGGATTTTGATTTGAGGTAATCTATACTGCAGGTAGCGCATAATAGTCCGTATGCTATGGATCCTAGTgaaaataagttatatcgagatctTCGTGagctgtactggtggccagggctTAAGCACGAGGCTGCTGATTTCGTGGGTAAGTgcttgacatgccagcaagttaagtCTAAGCATCAACTGCCTTCTAGGGTACTACAGCCAGGAAAGATTCCACTCTACAAGTGGGAGAGGGTatccatggattttgtgagtgggctacccttaaaGCCAACTAAGAAGGATTTGGTTTGGGTTATTGTGCACTGATTGACTAAATTTGCCCACTTTATACTGGTCCACACTGAGTATTCGCTACAGAAATTGACTAGATTGTACGTGGTTgatattgtaagattgcatggggtaccagtttctatCATTTCAGACAGTGACCCTAGATTCACATCttagttctggaagaagttacacgaggctttgggtacgaggttggacttcagtactgtgttccatcctcagacagatggttagttggagagggtgattcaaatactggaagacatgttaagaTGTTGTGTACTGGATTTTCGAGGCAgctgggaggactacttgccgttAATAGAGTTCGCATATAACAACAACTATCAATCCAgtcaaatggcaccgtacgaggcattgtatggtcgtagaTGTCGTACTCCTACACGTTGGACTGAGCTAGGTGAGCAGCGAAATCTGGGGCCAGAGTTGGTTTTTGATATCGAAGAAAAGGTTAAGTAGATTCGAGGTCAATTAAAGGAAACATCTGATAGGCAGAAGTATTATGCAGACTTAAGGTGTAAAGAGATCGGTCTCTGTAAGGGATTATGTCTTTctgaaggtctcaccatggaagaaaattttgagatttggacGGAAAGGCAAACTAAGCCCTAGATTCATCGGACCTTACCGAGTGTTGAACCGTGTAGGACCGGTCGCCTATCAACTCGAGTTGCCTCCTAAATTAGATAGAATTCATGATGTGTTGCACGTCTCCATGTTGAGGCGATATCACTCTGATCCCTCACATATAGTGCCAGTTGAGAAAATTGAGATTAGACCTGATTTAACTATCGAGGAAGAACCGGTGCAGATACTGGATTGTGACGTTAAGCTATTAAGGAGGAAATCCATTCCACTGGTAAAAGTGCTATGGTGTAATCACGGTtcagaagaagctacatgggaaccaaaGGAGacaatgcgacaacaataccctaaCTTATTCtaaccaggtaaattttgaggccgaaatttcttttagggggtagagttgtaatgtcCCAAAAATCTAGGGTTTGTAATTTTACGTGTTTTGGCATAAATTCCAAGTTTACTTTACTGGTTTAATGATTTGGGTGTGTTttggagtgtttgagaagtcttgggttcaagcttcTTCTTTTGTAGCTCTTAAAAGAATCTAGGTACTGACACATGGGCTTTATAAATAGTTGTGGTAGATTTATGTCACAAGTGAGCTTGTAGTCCAGTGGTTGTAGCGTCATTAAGGTGGCAAGGGAGCTTGAGTTCGAGTCACTCTATGCACaaggagtatttattttattccttGGCTGTGTGAGTGGTGGAGTTGGATTGAGACTCtaagtttgaattggtcatgagGAATTTGAATGGGGGGTTAGAGTGATTTGTGGAGTAAATAGTGGAGGGATAAAGGGAGAGATAtttggagaaaatcaagggatgtGATTATGGTAGGAGGTTGTGACCGAATGGAACACTAAGGCTCCCTTGTTTTCAGTTGGGAAAAAGGTTGAGACGTTTTGATAGTGTGCAAGAGGCCGAATTATCCTAATTTAATTTCGGTACTCTGTTGCATCCGCTCGCGTTATTATTTCTCTTTCAGTTGTTTgcctttcttttcttgtttttctttggcCGAAGAGGTATTATTTTCAATTGGTCTTATTCTTTTCTACTAAACATTGCTTCTCTCCCTTTTCTACTGTGGCTGTTTCTCTCTTCCCTCTACTCTCTTCTCATCCTTCCTCATCTTTTGCCGATTTGATCTCTTTTCTCTCACAATTCCCTCTTTCAGTTTTCCTTAGCCGAACCTATCTTGTTCTCTTCTCtgtcttttctttctccttttcgcACCAACTATATTATTTTGGTATACTCTTCGGATTAAACCGACTCTCGACTCGTGTACGCTACTCCTTTTATCGTTATTTGGTTCTGCAGTCTAGTAAGTGGAGGAGAATGGGGTATAAAGTTCTTATTTTAATGATATCGTATGGCTTGTGTGAATCTAAAGAACAAAGGGGTTCTTGTGTAGGTTGTGGCCAAGGGTGATTGGTGCTTCGCTTGTGAACTGAAGAGGTGATCGCTTTTGTTGTTGGTAGAGGTATCGTATTTGATTTGGAATTCCGTTAGATTTCATTAGTGTTATGAGTTAAGTTTCTAACCGGATATTATTGGTTTAATTTAGGTACAAGGTTACTTTGAGCACAGTTCGCTTTCATAATTAGATGTGTAATCGTACACCCAATTGTGCTACTGTCAAAACGTTGGATAAAGGTGTCTATTCACACCACGATGCTACTGTGAACCAGCAAAAGCAGAAAAGTCGAAACttcggcatttgaggcctcacgagcgtgcaAACGCTCGTGTAGTGAAtcgagcccacaaatcatgggcgaCAAACTGTAAAGGCCACCATGAGTGTTCTTGTAGGCTTAGGCCGTTATGCGCCTCGTTGGGCCgagatgggccgtgtgggcctgaAGGGCTCATGGGCCCCACATGGATAATATTTGCGGTAAGTGACAAATAATGGAGTGGGCTTTGGTGATCACACAGTTGcgactgaatttgggctaaatgggccacaccaGTGCATAGGCCtacttgggcccatttacattgTTTTGGCGATATGGGTTGTCTGAGTCGTTAGAGATGACTGTAGACCTTTTGAAGGGTCGTTATTTGTACCGAGACACCAGAAGTAGTTAAATGGCTGAAATACCCTTGAGGGGTaatattactattttaccctcaaccgacgaaatgaccattatacccttaggggTAGGTTAATTGATGTGTTTATGACATTTATATAACTGGtttgagtatgacatactgcatacacgtaatgtttatgacacgacatactgcatgggttTGGTTTCAAATTTGGAGGAAGTATTAtattagtggctttgccacatggTTACTGCTCTGGTGTCTTTGCTACATTTACTGTTATTAGAAGCTTTGCTGCGTTACTGTTAGCAGCTtcgctgcgatattggtgtgtcaactgggtgggtcgatttaatccccacatggtgtgttggttggtacggatggtgtgttggttggattaggGTGGGTTACATGACTGCACGTACTGATACTGTATTAGGCTTaagcccacactgttactgtatagggctatGGCCCACACTATACaaatactgaatagggctcaagcCCAGACTATTACTGCATGCACTGTTTACTGCTCGACTGATagggggttacacactgagttttcataaactcaccctttctttctGTCTGTACAGGTAAAccccagccttagacgatttggtgctatgagggacttggaggtggccacactactgctGTGTCTTGCACtagactttatttaatttatgtttcacttttgggttttaattttgtaatacGGCCGTttgtgggttttaagttttaattgggcttttgatttcttatattaaacaAATTGGTAAACATTTTGACGAGAActatctttttaaaaataataatgaaaggaTTTAAATTCAGTAACAGATTCTTACTGAAAAGATCAATTTTCGAAAGACACTTCGATGTGACATGCCAAATTCGGCCATCACGTCTAgccgagtttgaggtgttacaaccaacttaccaaattgaccatttctcatTAGGTCATATATATACACcaaacatatcatatatcaaaatcaaaccatacgttcaaccataatctagccatatcacatggcatgatatacacattacaaaacatattcaaacacttctagcctatacatgccatataccatatatacaactctcaaaatggtaccaaaatagatgtccgacAGTGTGAATCAGTCACTAATGATCGCCAGTtttgagctagctttataacactgtaaaacagagaacatttcacacggtaagcttcatagcttagtaagttcgtaccaactATAATCAATAGTTAatataatacaaaacatcaaataataaacacttagtagttcACAAATCATCTATCAATTCTATTCCATCACATTTAATTTGTTcatacaaattcatcaagcttcatacacatagtatcatcgACCACATAGatatcgtacatacctgaactttcccaTATTTcttcatttcattctcacctctcgttcaaatacattaattcatttGGAAGTCTTTCATGCTTtaagaattcgcacacttagtgctttaatgaTTAGCTAAAGTTGTAACAttcccacacacttagtgccatctcaaataaccaaaactatctcggtatcgcacacttagtgcctcatatagccaaagctattccaattcgtacacttagtgctatttatcgTCGAAGCTATTTCAAATCGCAAACTtagtgccaaacatagtcgatttatcATTGTGCTCAAACCATagtcaaatatatacaatttatgcattatcaaagcattaaaacataactgtaaaatcatttatcacgtacaaacttacctcgtattcggaaTTGACAATTTGGACcgtttactcgataacctttgatctccctcgatctaaattcaaattcctcttttcttgatttatatgtattcaaaattaacccttttattcaaaaaaatcattccattcaatccatatacacatatttagggcattttacaaattagccctcacattttcacattttaacactttagtccctaattcataaaatcacaaaatacacaaaatttccttatacacatgcttagccaaattttcatagagttcatataagcccacatatttcatttatttcacattttagtcccttaatttatcattttcacaatttagcccaaaatactcaaattcatcaaaaattcaaagacaaaacatatttatctatcacatatctttcatttttcatcatctaacaacataaagctcacaatttcatcaatggatcaactcaaaatcatcaaaaaaactagaaattgagacatggcttgatagattactaagcaatgaccacaaaaacatagaaattatcaaaaaccgaacaaaacacAAACCTTAATCAAGCCAAACCATAGCTGAACTCTAGCAagtttttatcttttctttttcctttgatttttggAAAAACTAGATGATAATAGCCTTattttatgctttgttttatttaattaacattaatacatcaattaccattttacccttggcttaataatttataaaacattaatattaAGGCCATAAATGTGCATTTACAATCTAAATGGTTtattaacaacataaggacctctcttttataaagacatagcaaatagacacttttaacatatgaaaccctacttttgcattttaagcgattaggtccttttatcaaattaagaactcaaatgataaaatttttatacgaaactttcacgCATGCTTAAACATATTctgtaaacacagaaaataatattaaaatatttttctaactcagatttgtagtctcaaaaccactattttgactagggtctaacccgagttgttacaactctcccccttggggattttcatccccaaaaatcttaccgttgaatagATTcgaatattgttgtctcatagcatcttctagctcccacgtagcttcttcaacaccatgtcaatgccacaatacttttactaacgaaattttcttatttctcaattctttaacttcacgtgctaagatacggatcggttcttctttataagtcatatcagactgaatctcaatcttaGACAGAGAAATCACATACGAGGGATCagatctatatcgtcgaagcatcgatacgtgaaacacatcatgaatcttttctagctctggtggcagcaacaatctataagcaaccggccctatacgctctataatctcatacgactcggtgaacctcggactcaatttgtaTTTTCTACCAACTCGgagtactttcttccaaggtgagactttcaaaaacactttatcactcatctcaaattcaatatcttttcatttcaaatctatgtaagatttctgacgatcggaagctgctttcaaactatccttaatcacttttactttctgttcagtctcttttatcaaatcaaccccgtgtatcttattctcactaaccTCTGACCAATACAATGGCGAAcggcattttctaccatataaggcttcgtacgatgtcattttaatgcttgattgaaaactattattatatgcgaattcaatcaatggcaaatattgttctcatgtaccttcaaactcaagaatgcaacatcttaacatatcctcgagtatctgaataatccgctcggattgttcgtctgtctgtgggtgaaaagcagtactgaaatgcaatttcatactgcaacaccccttacccgtatctgacgctgggacaaggttcgaggcgttactagacttaaacactCACAACATGAAAAACCGGCCACaaaattttttcccaaaattaaaacatctcaaacacatgcatatcatcccttatataggccttcgaagcctataacatacatcggggtggtttaGGACTGAATCGAGAGCATTCGACAAACTTTTGACTACTTAACCAATTTTCTTGCTTTGgaagagtcacatgcccgtgtgggttgggccatgtggtcacacacgcccgtgtggcttgggatacACCCGTATCCTCAGGTCATGTAACCCTCTGTTTATAACATCAGCCAAACAAATTGATCCACACGCCTGTATGCTAGACCATGTCCTCCATactgctgagacacatggccatgtctctacccctgtggccaacacttaggctattttccaagccttatgttgtccttaattATCTCCCATACTTTACACATCATGGACCCAAGTTATAgcatcaatttaatggttaatcgaCCTTGAGAAAGATTCGAATAAATAAATTGCATATTGTCTTACATGCGTTTATTACCCAGAATTTAATCTCTACACATTCTACAATTGTCCATgtttaatcattatcaacttactaccagGCCACATATTCATTTCATGGTCGCGACCACCTCGAATGGTTCTAGGACATTCATCATATACATGTGTTATACAAATTATTCATAGCAACCAATCATAATCACACGACATGCATTAACCCATAGCaggaataattaggcttacaagccataaccataatAAGCCACGTCTCACGGCTATATACAATAGATCAATATAAGCCggtacatttggctaatcataacaacatttaatgtaaaaactagtccttatacattcCACTCACTTGAAAATGTTTAATACACATATGACAATACTCTGGAGTTAATAGCTTGATAGTGTAATactgcctccgatgatctccaacctcgagccgaactgagaacactaaggaaatggagaggagggagtaagcttaaagcttagtaagtccatatgaaaataataagcattataacaacaTGTTTCCTTAGGCAATCAACCATAATGACACTTTTACTCATATTCTGGTTAagttattttctcgagtcatagttactaatttaattatatctggagctacaaaactccaaattaagatccgctaatttttcctaaaactagactcatttattttcttacaataaaatttatagaatttttggtctagctaataagtacagtttattattcaatttctcccccattttgctatttgacagctttgacctttcttcactaaaatttatttatctcatagtagaAGTCTTGGATAATGTTTCCGTCactttctattgaaaatagactcagtaAAGATTTCAGTGATACtaatttaactcataattattgttttaaaatttctagtgattttcccaagtcaaaataggggattccaaactcattctgacactgtctcactagaattcaaatatctcgtcATATGAGATTCCTTTACTAGCCCCATTTCCTTTATCTGAACCTAGacccaataagatttaatttcatattttattcagtctctaactaaatttccactatttatggtgatttttcaaagtcggactattGCTTCTGTCCAAAACGGTTTCAGTGCAAATTCATAGTAACTATCATAAGCTTATTGATCATGGACTCATCATTTCATGAAACCCATATCtcattacacaatgtaagttaacatgatattacaacacaattcataatcataagcatAAGGATGGCTCATatttcaaacctttttacttgtttatcatgtatacacatacatatgaatgaatttgcttactcatcatttatcacatttcaataaggcatcacttatgagtataatgtacgtacctgtacatatCTGTAGCATATCAATTAACTTTACCTTTATCATCGCGCCCATCTCGAGACTTTCATCGcattattcattataatacccattgaatttatcaaaaatctcgatggataatccatttactgtcaagtcatacaagtgatcatctcgagtacgcactcccacgaacctcacatcttacggcgggattaccagtccaagttaAATCCTCCGTAATATAAACATATAGAGTATTGTCAAGATTATTAGTCTAGGCTAATTTCAGatcctaattggattacccgtctgagctaaatccttaatgcacacatattcttcgggaggttCGATCACTCAAGGAAAACCCGTCTGAGCTAcactatatttgagatcaacggattacccgtccggggtaaatccttttctgcaacacatgcaggatctcaagtcatgtaagccatggtttatccatcggattttcctttttattcaaccaggattttctcttttcatcaagtatctcattatgcatagcTAATCAAGcaatgtacatccaattcaacacatttccatgtttatttagacattagtccatgaaataaacatggaattgcatataattatatttaggcatttgttacaatatataatctttatatcaactaaataaatatctATCACACTATTCTAACACATCAACTTAAGTTCAAGAATGAACAATAATATCtttgcattatcattgacatatgaacttaccttgctttcgagtacgactatttatttagatttgtgcttaaccttgttcaacctcgttctaagcccgaatcttgttttgcttgatttataatatcacatttagcctactaattagtcacattattcatatgggtccaaaaatcatatttttaaaaattttcattttgacccctaaactttcacatatttgcacttatgccccaatgctcgtaaaatgatttttattcaatttccttgcatttcaagcctagccgaatcattttcataactatggtaGCCTCCAATTTCCTCTAAATCACCTTTTTATgactaatttataaattttatgatttagtcctttttaagcatttttaccgaaaatcacttagcaaaaagtcgtttattacataccgggccttcatattctaccattaaacatcgaaatacatgtatatcattcatttttaaatttttaaacataaaacctagctcaaaataatggtagaaatgagtagagcatgttactgggatttcaaaaatgtaaagaacataaaaaacggggcttgaatgcacttactattgagcttggaagcttgaacacCCCAACCATGTCTTCTCCCATGCAATATTCGGCCATAAGTAaaagatggacaagaaatttggcttttattttgtcttttagtccatttaatgaccaaatgaccaaaataccattttagcctttctttaaaattttattcatccaaacccatttttgtccaaaattttagaacttggtcaaatttctatttcaggacctctaattaaaaatccaattcaatttcatactaaaaacttctagaactcatattttgaaatttattcaatttagtccttaaaatctaATCGAGCACCTTAGACAtacaatttcttcatgaaattttcacacaagcatgtaaACATATCACaaaccttataataatcataaaataataatttctactttggatttgcAGTCTCagaaccactgttccgactaggccataattcagggtgttacatttctcccctctttaaggattttagtccccaaaaatcttaccagaagagtggtttAGTTCCTCATAATCTTTACTATCTCATAATTAGTGCTAAAGAACTTTTACTTTAGCCTTCATTAAAATCCAGGGTCTTATTTAGCTTTCCCAATAACTCGTGATATATAAAAGTTCAGATCTCAATCCAATTAACCAGGACTAGCTTTCCGAGAAATCTGATAATCTCATAAATACATGATTCCATTAACCCGTTTGGCAGATTtaacatttaccaaaacaatttgTGAATTTCATCATAAGTCAACCAGAAATCCAtatatcctttttctttttcaaatataaaaaaaatcttgacAAAAAATCCATAATCATCTCGTTCTCATTTCCATTCTATTATCACTACTGACGAAGATCGTTCTGATATCACCCGATGTTCAGCAGTAGTCCTGATAACCTTTCATGTATTCAATTACAAAGATCAGAAATGTTGAGTTCTAAACTCGATCATCAATGTATTACTCCTGTGATTTTTCTTGCAAACTCTCAGCATAAGCCcgaaatgttttttttatttcaagtacTTGTAACCACATTTTTCCCTTCTCAGGGATCAGGCAATAACCAACTTAAGTCATTTGCACAATCTCACTCAATTCCCTTTATGACAGTAGATACATTAGCCATCCCATTGCTTTATTGACTTAGAACACATCACAATttattcaataacacattattgaaattcaagaagtttttgttCAGCGCATACCCCATCGGTTCAAAGAGTTTGGTCAATAACACTCTCGTTCATTCAAAGCTTTAATGACATGTAATggaccattcaactttcacaagacAAAAACTTTATCATTCAGAACAGCTTTAAATCGTAACAAGGTCTTCTAAGATATATACA comes from the Gossypium hirsutum isolate 1008001.06 chromosome A06, Gossypium_hirsutum_v2.1, whole genome shotgun sequence genome and includes:
- the LOC107956666 gene encoding uncharacterized protein; translation: MLRCCVLDFRGSWEDYLPLIEFAYNNNYQSSQMAPYEALYGRRCRTPTRWTELGEQRNLGPELVFDIEEKVSPWKKILRFGRKGKLSPRFIGPYRVLNRVGPVAYQLELPPKLDRIHDVLHVSMLRRYHSDPSHIVPVEKIEIRPDLTIEEEPVQILDCDVKLLRRKSIPLVKVLWCNHGSEEATWEPKETMRQQYPNLF